ACAATGCACATAAAAGTAGGTGTTGTtaatgtgattgaaattgtttatcgtgtaaataattggttgaTGTCCAACAAAATACAGCTTTAAACATATGAggggctttttaaaaaaaaaaaaaaaaaaagcaaattaagtGACTTTAGGATTTGGACCTAACAGTTCTGTATCAACACAAATGAGCTTTGATGATAATTCAGATTTTCTAAACATTGTTGTTGCAGGAAGCGTCCTCCTGCTGGGATCAGGATCTGcacttttttccatttgtttaagGTTTTAAGGAGCACATACTGAAGGTAAAGCTGCAGCAGTTCTTATTATGTCCACCTGGAGGCAGCAGACACCTTCACACATTAAAGCAGAAATACCACAGTGTAGAAATACCGCCTTAAAAGAAAAGgtttgtaaatggaaaaaaaaagtacattagtGTGATCAGAAAGCAGAGGGTTAATACAGGACTCTGCCTTCCTTCATGTCCTCTGGCTAAATATTAGCAGCGCCCTCTTTTGGTCATTTATGAAAACTACAGAATTAAAACTGACTTCACAGTTGGGTCAAAATTTATTATCAGTAATGTCCAGGGGGAATGGTATTTATCTGGTATTTTAAGTGTAGATGTTCTGTTCTTATGTggtgtttttactttttattacagTTAAACACATAGAATTAACATGTCAAATAGAAAAATGACAactgaaaaagaaacacattatttaataaaatagaatataagtaAAAGAAACTTATTTTAAACTGAAGGTAGACCAgtctggtttttattttattttattttatttgtggttTGTACTTAAAAGTAAAgactgttcatccatccatccatccatccagaggAACGATGTAACCCATACACAATATGATGCAAGACTGGATATGCTTTAGGTGGAAACCAACCAAAATGCATATCTAAaagctttaaaataaataaataaatgaacaggaAATGAGGAGATGTTTTTTCAAACAGAGCAGACAGAAAATACCAATATTCGCTCTCTGCTACAGATTTATTGTATCTTCAGTTGTGTATGTattaaaaatttattttcagttcaGTCCCTCTGTATTTTAAATTTACATCTTTACCTAAAATGACTTTATTATTATCCTAATGCATATAGTTTGGTTAAAGATAGCAAATGTAATCAGTGATTGAATTGTTTTTACAGTAGATCTTGTCATACATGAGCGATATGCATTTGAAATATAAGTctgtgtttaattttaatgtatcATAAAATATGTGCTAGTGCAGTTgtgctaaaagaaaaaaatccctGATTTGCAGTGATAATTTTTTGTACTTACCGCATTGTAACGCATGTTTACAAGACTTTCTTTATCAATCAGTTACAGCTTTATCCTgtatcagctggattgatgccaaaataagctacaatacatgcaaggggcagggtttgttgtgccttgcaccacttgttttatcttgtcttgCTTAAACTTATAAAACGGCTATGACTGTTcttccaaaaacaaattaaaaaatgaagcagcaaaaTTTGCAAGAAGAAAATTAGTGTCAAGCAGTTTCATGTTCAGACGTGTCCTATCTGCTTTTTCCAGATTCCGGATGTTGAATTGTTTTGACTGCTGACTGTTCTCCAGAATTCTCAATGAGGTTCAATGAGGAATCGTTGTAAGTGAAGCAAGCATCATGGTGCGtacttaaaaagaaaataatccaCTGGGGAGCTCAGCAAAACCAAAAAGCCTAAAATGGATGAATTCTTTTGTCAGTCATGACCcaaatttgtgtcactgtccaaatacttacaGACCTGAACAGAAACAGTCTAGACGGTGGAACTACAGGCTGGAGATATTCAGATTTTATAAGTAAAGCATCATTATTTTTGCTTGATAACGTTCATAGTTTTTTAAAGGTTTATTTTCTTTTGCTAGTCATAAAGATTAGCATCCAACATCACACAGCAGTAAACATGTAACTTTCAGGAAGAAACTTTAAGAAGCTGAGATGCTGCTGATAAGGTTGCTTGTAGATGCAAACtttaacttcctaagacccagctatgggttttctgtccacatttgtggacaagagtttcacaaattgatacaaaaaaaaagaaaagtaaagtaaactgtccaccacaaaggacattccataaaaattttgaaaactgcatctgaaaaaactgttgcatcatgatgtttccaatataggcacttatttaataaaaatataaaaggctTGTAGTTTGCTGacgtttcctgggtctcaggaggttaagggaAGTTGCAAAAGTCGACCTGACAAACCGAGTGTACTGCAGTTTCCTCACAGAGATACTTCATGTTCAAAAACAACACTTAGTTTTCTACTAAATACATCCTATTAATCCCTTATAGAGAAACTAAAAGTACAAACAAAATCTACATCTCTTATTTATTTCTCTCCTCTATTGGATCATTTTCTTCATTCATTTATatgtcacttatttttcttaaagcagtgtatgactttcatcacaaattattttttaaatttgtaaaacccaattgatcgcctaattatcactaatcgaATAGTCTTTCCTTGCTtgtgcacctgaatcacttccctcatggtgaacagcttcgaagttgactccatcataaacacagtctgcttgtttacgtAAAAAACCGAaacatcactcgggccttttcggaaattttgtcgcaaagtgcgtTGTGGGACTGGGAATTGCACACAGCAACCAAGCAAAAGTGGTTTCTCAAAGATTCAGCAACAAAatgagccagatcgctacaacgTAAAATTCTCCACTCCACCATGGTTGTTTTAGAGAATGAGtgtagtcggtggatggaggaaaaggccacatttgggttcagcactcaccaagAGACCATGAAATTGTGCTGAGTTTTGATTCTGGTTATTCTGATTATCTGATGCTGTGGGATAGTTACTGACTGTCCATCCCTTTCTGTGAAAACAAACTTATAACCTGTAGTGGGACGGACTTAATGAGGGTTCCTCAAAACCAATAACTACATCTTTGTGTCATCTTATGTTTGAGTCATTTTCCTTTTTCTGCTTTAATTCTGAGaaaaacacagctgagcatgTAGTCATTTTCTTTATTTAGGAGGAgatacaaaaggaaaaaaatcaggcAAACGCATGATTAAATGTGAAGCTACTTTATTCagacaaatgaaaatgaaaaacagatacaGACCATAAAAAGTAGAAACaaagaaatgaccaaaataatgtgtacgattaatgtaaatattgtcttgtacataataataataataataataataataataataataataataataataataataataataataaaaagaacagaAAGTCACCAGGTGCATTTGTTCCAATTTCATGGTGGTTTTATATTATAATTTATTcttctataaaactaataaaaacatatattcACTAAACATATACTAAACATATCTAAAAGGAAAGTGAGAAATCTGTTTGGTTCTCTTAAAGCACACAATTTGTCATTACAAGTTTTATTCTTATTCTCCTGTTAtacatagaaaaaaattaaaatatggcaaaaaaaaaaaaaaaaaaggttaaacataCAGCAACTGTATAATTCCTACATTTTAGTTTTCATTCACAATACcttctttcttttagtttttttaatagtGAAAACACTAAATCagacaaatggaaaaacaaaaagtgagacataatacaataacagaaTAAAGTTTGTGGTACACTTTTGGTAAAAATattatatatgaaaatacatgtatATACTCAGCTGAAATATCTAAAGTAAAAATGATACATCTGTTGATTGAGATGGGTAAAAATATATTGTGATGCTGCTCAACAACAAGACATCGGTTTAGTTTAATCCATATTATTTCATCCATTTAACTGAAATACAGTTTCCATTGAGCATAAGAACAGGATACCTGAAGTTAGTATTTGGAATTATAGACAGATAGTTTATAACAGATTATGTTGGAGCACAGTGTAAGAAAATCAGTCATAAATGAGCTAATTCtaaacaaatactgaatttataTCTCAGAATTGAGGATATGAAGTCagaattacctccaccaggaggtattgtgatcgctttgctttgtgtgtttacgtATGTGCGTGTTTGGttgttgttagcaagataactcaaaaagttatggacagattttcatgaaattttcaggaaatgttgatactggcacaaggaagaaatgattacattttgatggtgatcgggggttggGGGGCCACGGGGACCCACTGatccgccttggcggaggtctgcactctccgagtgcttttcttgttacttgATGTGTTGTAAAATGACCTAAAGTGACTGATGTTACAGACTAGTGTTTTATGAAGACATAATGAATGTGGTCACTTCTGCTAAACAGCTTCTTAATCTGTACATTATTTTTATCTATAATGACTTCACTGTGTTCTGTGTCCACGCTGCAGGACTGACACCTGCTTTAATTCACTGACGTCTTTTTGCTGGTTTTTCACAGATGCTTCTCTGAGCCATTTTGCAGGTTTTATCAAGCCAACGATTTAACTTAGTGACTGGTCCTAACTCCCCcatcctcacacagtcttctccATCTGGATCTTCGCCTGTCCAGTTGTCTGGCTCCATATTTCTTCTATCATTCCACCAAAACTGTAATCTAAAGAAATGACAGAAAGAAACCAGTTAAActaaactgttcactgtaattcTGTAAATTGATGGATGTGTATTATTAATAATCAGACCTCTTTTTCAGTGGTGAGCCGTCTACCCACACCCATTTCCCTTCTGTCTTTGAGTCTGTCAGTCCGATCCAGAATTTATCCTCATCCTTAGTCATGATGTCTTTCACTTTATTCAACAGAAAACGCTGAAGAGTAGAGACTGATGTAACATATGTACAAACTGCAGAAACATGAGGAAGTGGTGAGGTTTGTGTGTCATTTACCTGCTCCTCCTCACTGTCGATCTTCACCAGGTCTGCACCGAACTCTTTGCAGAACCGTCTACCGATGTTCCAGGATGATTTGAAAGTACTGAAATAATATTGCTTCTCCCCATGACGTTCCCATGCTTCATCACAAACTGGACTTGGTTTATCTGTGAACAGATCACAGCAGAGAATCAGGGTTTTGCTTCTTTTACTGTTACTAAATCAAAAACCCTAAAATGGATGATCTCAGAATTGTGTTGTCAGTCACGACCCAAATTTGTGTCACCACCCAAATACTTACAGACCTGAAATCCACATTGAAATCCAAGCAGTTTCTTTTATTTAACAGTGGAACTAGAGGCTGCAGGAGTGTTTTCCATGTAAAACATTGCTTTACACTTAAGCCTTACATGAGCACTTTCTCTTTAACCCTGTTACACCAAAGGTATCATATTTGAAACATGaggtttgaagccctctacatgatcagtgtgatatttttttcctgaaaaacctgatgtatacaattagacacatgcaattcatggataatccatcaggggggaggaattcattcaccagaggcctttccagtgacgcaacaagactgtcattaatgaggaaggaggaagaactttgacaattatgAAAAggaatttgttagacatgtttgtgttatattatgtttttgtttgttcaaaaataataatatttgagcattgagacccaatgtatcaaatatgatacaaaattgaaactcatacatggaaattgacattcgaaacactttttttttttttttttggttattcagaaggaccaataaaggctccagtttcaaagtacTGGAATttcctgtcaatgatttaatggttcaggctttacagggttaaagcttCATTATCGTCTTTCACTGTTTGGAGACGTTTGAGGTCTGTATGTTTTCAAAAGCTGATGAAAATTGAAAGTGagtataatacagatgtgtgtaaacgatGAGTTTTATACTTTACTCAGTCAGCGATACACGCTGTGGATACATAGTCCTAAGTGCGTTCTGTTGACAGTTTGGAACATCAAAAGTGTCATAGaagtcttttaacccataaagacccagtacactgcaaaaaatccaaatcttactaagtgtatttttcctcatttctagtccaaatatctcatcacacttaaaataagatatgatcacctaaagagtaacttttcagtgagatataagaatttatatttagacaatagatcttgaaaatcttttcaagaaattttaccaagatcattttcacttgttccgttggcagattttttgcttaattcaagcaaaaatatcgtAATACaaatctctgaacgtccaaatgagtcatatctgatgaccatgaaaagatgacaaattccattttacaccaattatttacatgtattgataggagtagtggattgatggatattaatcattttagatcaatagatgattttggttgccagtggctgcttgggtctttatgggttaaatcagattTGTGCAGCCATTTTATtatgttgggggtttttttctcttttcttgaaCTGATGGATCATGTACTTCCccctggggattaataaagttaatctgtatgtatatataattagaattaaaaataatACTAAGAGGGATTTTTTTTGGCAAATGAACTAAATTACCTCCAAAAAGTGTtgtcctttcaaaataaaatgacattccaTCTAATAGTCTTACCTGAGCAGTTTCTCTTTAAAGCTTCAGTCTCCTCTTTCAGTGTTTGGAGACGTCTGTTGGTCCAGAAGTTTTCAAAAGCTGATTAAAATAGAAAGTCAGatgttactaaaaaaaaattgtcaatatTTGAATCAATATTTGGTATATGGTCTTACTTCacaacataatataataaaagagTAAAACTATGATGAATAATAACATTTAGAACAAACTAAATGATGTTTGTTtacgtattttcttcatataatgtcatatatttgttttcttcattttcataatttcaactgttttacatctttttcatcctttgTGTTATGTTtctcttggctttttttttctttcttaattgTTTATTTGACAGTCACATGATTGCACCGGAATTAGCTAAGAGCTAATttacatctgcagtccctgggcagCTAAACAGACAACAgttaatacaaaatataaaaacaagacattacataaaacagttgacagataatttaaaaacaaaGCATAGATACAAATATGACAGTATGGCATAAAGCattaaatacaatgataacacGGTAGtctacaaaaatatatatatgtagcgTACTtgtgacaatgtctacaaagtttggtcacggtcctgagaaatttagatttttgaattttttatacatttttgaaatatttcaaaTTTGACTTACAacagtccatattttgatgacttataacatggaaatggttatagataaaaatatatttactgtTGAGCACCAATAGGAAGTCATTTATGAAcgttcatttgggtccatgacttttgaccttgagtgaccttgaacagtcaaactcaaggtcaccaatgtctggaTTTCAgcagtcttctccaaaactactggttggattaagtaaaaaaaaattgtatatgtatcttccttgggacagtgtctacaaagtttggtcactgttctgagaaatttagatttttgaattttttatgcattttttaaatatttgacattttgcctttacttatagtggtccatattttgatgactaataacatggaaatggttacagatatcaatatagttactactgatccctgataggaagtcatatatggactttaatttcaTTAGTTgatttctcctccagtgaaagtaccgcccacttctactgggagattggcctcctgcatcaacaccacaggaccctaaacagaacctgacaacctcacaaattcaacttgtaaTTGATTCTTGActgtgagatacagggacattggtcttaTTTCTTTGTTATGGTTTATACACCATGTTCATGTTGCATCATTTTCTATttagtcttttacatcattttcatcttgttgcatcttttattaaGGGTTTTTCTTATATTGTTAACGTCATTTTTCTCTTCTATATCTTTTACAGCTCCATGACTTTAGTGAGTTCAACATTTTGAACCTGTTCCAGAAAATGCTcttcttctattttatttttagaaaattaaTCCACATAAATGTTATTACTGTGTTTTTCACTCTGACA
This DNA window, taken from Sphaeramia orbicularis chromosome 11, fSphaOr1.1, whole genome shotgun sequence, encodes the following:
- the LOC115428884 gene encoding CD209 antigen-like protein E isoform X1; translation: MKFNFLLPMCLTSVLIRLNVKRLQELVLFSVFSSCSIGKAPVGSKVTKERVGLVVLGALLAASLIVIYRVSFENFWTNRRLQTLKEETEALKRNCSDKPSPVCDEAWERHGEKQYYFSTFKSSWNIGRRFCKEFGADLVKIDSEEEQRFLLNKVKDIMTKDEDKFWIGLTDSKTEGKWVWVDGSPLKKRLQFWWNDRRNMEPDNWTGEDPDGEDCVRMGELGPVTKLNRWLDKTCKMAQRSICEKPAKRRQ
- the LOC115428884 gene encoding CD209 antigen-like protein E isoform X2, whose amino-acid sequence is MSRRSHREGKAPVGSKVTKERVGLVVLGALLAASLIVIYRVSFENFWTNRRLQTLKEETEALKRNCSDKPSPVCDEAWERHGEKQYYFSTFKSSWNIGRRFCKEFGADLVKIDSEEEQRFLLNKVKDIMTKDEDKFWIGLTDSKTEGKWVWVDGSPLKKRLQFWWNDRRNMEPDNWTGEDPDGEDCVRMGELGPVTKLNRWLDKTCKMAQRSICEKPAKRRQ